From a single Osmerus mordax isolate fOsmMor3 chromosome 6, fOsmMor3.pri, whole genome shotgun sequence genomic region:
- the cbx3b gene encoding chromobox protein homolog 3b isoform X2 yields the protein MRKKQNVKQRKPEETTVVQEFVVEKIIRRRVFDGRVEYFLKWKGFTDADNTWEPEDNLDCPELIQEFLKNLHLTGENEVENLQVLNPDIIPKQEADEQETEIQAYSEQRDSTQADSQQAGEQPLEASNTLTSHLEPDCIIGSTDKQGQLMFLVKWKNSDEVALLSAREASARCPQVVVKFYEQKLTWHCGEEEQ from the exons atgagaaagaaacagaatgtGAAACagaggaagccagaggagaccaCTGTCGTACAAGAATTTGTGGTTGAGAAAATTATCCGTCGAAGAGTCTTTGATGGAAGAGTGGagtactttctcaagtggaaaGGCTTCACCGA TGCTGATAACACCTGGGAACCTGAAGACAATTTAGATTGCCCGGAACTCATCCAGGAGTTTCTTAAAAATCTCCACCTGACAGGAGAGAATGAGGTAGAGAACCTGCAAGTTCTGAATCCAGATATCATCCCAAAACAGGAAGCGGACGAGCAGGAGACAGAGATT CAGGCCTATAGTGAGCAGAGGgacagcacacaggcagacagccagcaggctggagaacagCCTTTAGAAGCCTCCAACACCCTCACTTCTCACCTGGAACCTGACTGCATCATCGGCTCCACAGACAAACAAGGACAGCTCATGTTCCTGGTCAAATG GAAGAACTCGGACGAGGTGGCCTTGCTGTCGGCTCGCGAAGCCAGCGCCAGATGTCCCCAGGTAGTCGTCAAGTTCTACGAGCAGAAGCTGACCTGgcactgtggagaggaggagcagtga
- the cbx3b gene encoding chromobox protein homolog 3b isoform X1: MRKKQNVKQRKPEETTVVQEFVVEKIIRRRVFDGRVEYFLKWKGFTDADNTWEPEDNLDCPELIQEFLKNLHLTGENEVENLQVLNPDIIPKQEADEQETEIQQAYSEQRDSTQADSQQAGEQPLEASNTLTSHLEPDCIIGSTDKQGQLMFLVKWKNSDEVALLSAREASARCPQVVVKFYEQKLTWHCGEEEQ, translated from the exons atgagaaagaaacagaatgtGAAACagaggaagccagaggagaccaCTGTCGTACAAGAATTTGTGGTTGAGAAAATTATCCGTCGAAGAGTCTTTGATGGAAGAGTGGagtactttctcaagtggaaaGGCTTCACCGA TGCTGATAACACCTGGGAACCTGAAGACAATTTAGATTGCCCGGAACTCATCCAGGAGTTTCTTAAAAATCTCCACCTGACAGGAGAGAATGAGGTAGAGAACCTGCAAGTTCTGAATCCAGATATCATCCCAAAACAGGAAGCGGACGAGCAGGAGACAGAGATT CAGCAGGCCTATAGTGAGCAGAGGgacagcacacaggcagacagccagcaggctggagaacagCCTTTAGAAGCCTCCAACACCCTCACTTCTCACCTGGAACCTGACTGCATCATCGGCTCCACAGACAAACAAGGACAGCTCATGTTCCTGGTCAAATG GAAGAACTCGGACGAGGTGGCCTTGCTGTCGGCTCGCGAAGCCAGCGCCAGATGTCCCCAGGTAGTCGTCAAGTTCTACGAGCAGAAGCTGACCTGgcactgtggagaggaggagcagtga
- the snx10b gene encoding sorting nexin-10B isoform X1 yields the protein MQQVISVWVRDPRMQKNDFWHAYLDYEICLHTNSLSFTRKVSSVRRRYSEFVWLRQTLQKNSLLMVKLPELPPKNPFFSLNNAKQITERMKGLQRFLELTLKSSLLLSDSCLHLFLQSDLSIDQMEACATGRTHYTVEQTVLRCGRALRRFHSLDDQQENQPEDHKTSCSDSDCPVFLESSRVVAEGAETNVVVDPAPQSNREEDTR from the exons ATGCAGCAGGTTATCAGTGTCTGGGTCCGGGATCCACGGATGCAAAAGAATGACTTTTGGCATGCCTACTTAGACTATGAGATCTGTCTCCAC ACCAATAGTCTGAGCTTCACCAGGAAGGTCTCAAGTGTGAGAAGAAGATACAGTGAGTTTGTATGGCTCAGACAAACCCTGCAGAAAAACTCATTGCTCAT GGTAAAGTTACCCGAGCTCCCCCCTAAGAACCCGTTCTTCAGCCTGAACAATGCCAAGCAAATCACAGAAAGAATGAAGGGGCTGCAGAGATTTCTGGAATT GACACTCAAGAGCTCTCTGCTATTGTCCGACAGCTGCCTGCACCTCTTCCTTCAGTCGGACCTGAGTATAGATCAGATGGAGGCCTGCGCCACTGGCAGGACGCACTACACTGTGGAACAGACCGTGCTGCGTTGTGGCAGAGCCCTGCGACGATTCCACTCCCTGGATGACCAGCAAGAGAACCAGCCGGAAGACCACAAGACCTCCTGCTCTGACTCGGACTG CCCTGTCTTTCTGGAGTCGAGCAGAGTGGTTGCAGAGGGAGCAGAGACCAATGTTGTTGTGGATCCTGCACCCCAATCTAACAGGGAAGAGGACACTCGCTAA
- the snx10b gene encoding sorting nexin-10B isoform X2 yields the protein MQQVISVWVRDPRMQKNDFWHAYLDYEICLHTNSLSFTRKVSSVRRRYSEFVWLRQTLQKNSLLMVKLPELPPKNPFFSLNNAKQITERMKGLQRFLEFCLHLFLQSDLSIDQMEACATGRTHYTVEQTVLRCGRALRRFHSLDDQQENQPEDHKTSCSDSDCPVFLESSRVVAEGAETNVVVDPAPQSNREEDTR from the exons ATGCAGCAGGTTATCAGTGTCTGGGTCCGGGATCCACGGATGCAAAAGAATGACTTTTGGCATGCCTACTTAGACTATGAGATCTGTCTCCAC ACCAATAGTCTGAGCTTCACCAGGAAGGTCTCAAGTGTGAGAAGAAGATACAGTGAGTTTGTATGGCTCAGACAAACCCTGCAGAAAAACTCATTGCTCAT GGTAAAGTTACCCGAGCTCCCCCCTAAGAACCCGTTCTTCAGCCTGAACAATGCCAAGCAAATCACAGAAAGAATGAAGGGGCTGCAGAGATTTCTGGAATT CTGCCTGCACCTCTTCCTTCAGTCGGACCTGAGTATAGATCAGATGGAGGCCTGCGCCACTGGCAGGACGCACTACACTGTGGAACAGACCGTGCTGCGTTGTGGCAGAGCCCTGCGACGATTCCACTCCCTGGATGACCAGCAAGAGAACCAGCCGGAAGACCACAAGACCTCCTGCTCTGACTCGGACTG CCCTGTCTTTCTGGAGTCGAGCAGAGTGGTTGCAGAGGGAGCAGAGACCAATGTTGTTGTGGATCCTGCACCCCAATCTAACAGGGAAGAGGACACTCGCTAA
- the snx10b gene encoding sorting nexin-10B isoform X3 yields MQKNDFWHAYLDYEICLHTNSLSFTRKVSSVRRRYSEFVWLRQTLQKNSLLMVKLPELPPKNPFFSLNNAKQITERMKGLQRFLELTLKSSLLLSDSCLHLFLQSDLSIDQMEACATGRTHYTVEQTVLRCGRALRRFHSLDDQQENQPEDHKTSCSDSDCPVFLESSRVVAEGAETNVVVDPAPQSNREEDTR; encoded by the exons ATGCAAAAGAATGACTTTTGGCATGCCTACTTAGACTATGAGATCTGTCTCCAC ACCAATAGTCTGAGCTTCACCAGGAAGGTCTCAAGTGTGAGAAGAAGATACAGTGAGTTTGTATGGCTCAGACAAACCCTGCAGAAAAACTCATTGCTCAT GGTAAAGTTACCCGAGCTCCCCCCTAAGAACCCGTTCTTCAGCCTGAACAATGCCAAGCAAATCACAGAAAGAATGAAGGGGCTGCAGAGATTTCTGGAATT GACACTCAAGAGCTCTCTGCTATTGTCCGACAGCTGCCTGCACCTCTTCCTTCAGTCGGACCTGAGTATAGATCAGATGGAGGCCTGCGCCACTGGCAGGACGCACTACACTGTGGAACAGACCGTGCTGCGTTGTGGCAGAGCCCTGCGACGATTCCACTCCCTGGATGACCAGCAAGAGAACCAGCCGGAAGACCACAAGACCTCCTGCTCTGACTCGGACTG CCCTGTCTTTCTGGAGTCGAGCAGAGTGGTTGCAGAGGGAGCAGAGACCAATGTTGTTGTGGATCCTGCACCCCAATCTAACAGGGAAGAGGACACTCGCTAA
- the skap2 gene encoding src kinase-associated phosphoprotein 2 isoform X1 has translation MRAIPDELTTLISDIETFLSDGLKGENLSKKAKEKKESIIKRIKEVKTGYPQDFKDKNGEDSGEEEEMESNNDGASLQSERTDKDEDTSECTHQSPPVAAQDLQFVFKAGNLEKRRKDHSFFGTEWQKRWCALSQHTFYYYGSDKDKQQKGDFGIEGYNVKMNNTLRKDSKKDCCFEISAPDKRVYQFCASSQKEAEEWVEQIDFVLKDMTGTIPLDEDDQATYDDIDHPVPLSPEPIDDDIYEELPEEDVVSPPKPNVASLSKASPPPPSVIKSTDYPNYYQGMWDCTGDHPDELTFKRGDAIYILSKEYQNFGWWIGEMKGSVGIVPKDYLMELYAI, from the exons ATGCGGGCCATTCCGGATGAGTTAACGACGCTTATCTCAG ATATAGAAACGTTCCTCTCTGATGGTCTCAAAGGGGAAAATTTGAGCAAGAAggctaaagagaaaaaagaatccATCATCAAACGAATTAAAGAGGTCAAAACTGG TTACCCTCAAGATTTTAAAGACAAAA ATGGCGAGGATTCTGGTGAGGAGGAAGAAATGGAAAGCAACAACGATGGGGCATCACTGCAGTCAGAGCGCACAGACAAAGATGAGGACACCTCTGAAT GCACCCACCAGTCACCTCCTGTGGCAGCCCAGGACCTGCAGTTTGTCTTCAAGGCAGGGAACCTTGAGAAACGCCGGAAGG ATCACAGCTTCTTTGGTACAGAGTGGCAGAAGAGATGGTGTGCTCTGAGCCAGCATACCTTCTATTACTATGGCAGTGATAAAG ACAAGCAGCAGAAGGGTGATTTTGGAATTGAAGGCTACAATGTCAAAATGAATAACACTCTCCGCAAAGACTCGAAGAAGGATTGCTGCTTTGAGATTTCGGCCCCTGACAAGCGTGTATATCAG TTTTGTGCGTCATCCCAGAAGGAGGCTGAGGAATGGGTGGAACAGATAGACTTTGTGCTGAAAG ACATGACAGGGACCATCCCCCTGGATGAGGACGACCAGGCGACATACGATGACATCGATCAcccagtccccctctcccctgagcCCATTGATGATGACATCTATGAGGAGCTCCCAG AGGAGGATGTTGTCAGTCCTCCGAAGCCCAATGTGGCGTCCCTGAGCAaggccagccctcctcctccgtcag tGATCAAGAGCACAGACTATCCCAACTACTACCAGGGCATGTGGGACTGTACCGGAGACCACCCAGATGAGCTGACTTTCAAACGGGGCGATGCCATCTACATCCTGAGCAAG GAGTATCAGAACTTTGGCTGGTGGATTGGGGAGATGAAGGGCTCTGTCGGCATCGTGCCCAAAGACTACCTCATGGAGCTGTACGCCATATAG
- the skap2 gene encoding src kinase-associated phosphoprotein 2 isoform X2 translates to MRAIPDELTTLISDIETFLSDGLKGENLSKKAKEKKESIIKRIKEVKTGYPQDFKDKNGEDSGEEEEMESNNDGASLQSERTDKDEDTSECTHQSPPVAAQDLQFVFKAGNLEKRRKDHSFFGTEWQKRWCALSQHTFYYYGSDKDKQQKGDFGIEGYNVKMNNTLRKDSKKDCCFEISAPDKRVYQFCASSQKEAEEWVEQIDFVLKDMTGTIPLDEDDQATYDDIDHPVPLSPEPIDDDIYEELPEEDVVSPPKPNVASLSKASPPPPSAPQRPLLSKHLDHHIG, encoded by the exons ATGCGGGCCATTCCGGATGAGTTAACGACGCTTATCTCAG ATATAGAAACGTTCCTCTCTGATGGTCTCAAAGGGGAAAATTTGAGCAAGAAggctaaagagaaaaaagaatccATCATCAAACGAATTAAAGAGGTCAAAACTGG TTACCCTCAAGATTTTAAAGACAAAA ATGGCGAGGATTCTGGTGAGGAGGAAGAAATGGAAAGCAACAACGATGGGGCATCACTGCAGTCAGAGCGCACAGACAAAGATGAGGACACCTCTGAAT GCACCCACCAGTCACCTCCTGTGGCAGCCCAGGACCTGCAGTTTGTCTTCAAGGCAGGGAACCTTGAGAAACGCCGGAAGG ATCACAGCTTCTTTGGTACAGAGTGGCAGAAGAGATGGTGTGCTCTGAGCCAGCATACCTTCTATTACTATGGCAGTGATAAAG ACAAGCAGCAGAAGGGTGATTTTGGAATTGAAGGCTACAATGTCAAAATGAATAACACTCTCCGCAAAGACTCGAAGAAGGATTGCTGCTTTGAGATTTCGGCCCCTGACAAGCGTGTATATCAG TTTTGTGCGTCATCCCAGAAGGAGGCTGAGGAATGGGTGGAACAGATAGACTTTGTGCTGAAAG ACATGACAGGGACCATCCCCCTGGATGAGGACGACCAGGCGACATACGATGACATCGATCAcccagtccccctctcccctgagcCCATTGATGATGACATCTATGAGGAGCTCCCAG AGGAGGATGTTGTCAGTCCTCCGAAGCCCAATGTGGCGTCCCTGAGCAaggccagccctcctcctccgtcag CTCCCCAGCGCCCCCTGTTGAGTAAACACTTAGACCACCACATCGGTTGA
- the hoxa2b gene encoding homeobox protein Hox-A2b → MNYEFERESGFINSQPSLAECLTSFTPVGDAFQSSSIKNSTLSPSTLIPPPFEHTIPSLNPGSHPRHSRSKQGVNGCSPLPVASLPPEYPWMKEKKATKKNQNTAATTNDSSPLYFSPQGSPETVESGGGASRRLRTAYTNTQLLELEKEFHFNKYLCRPRRVEIAALLDLTERQVKVWFQNRRMKHKRQTHSKENQNGEGRFTSLEDGEDDFEEATNSVSGALLERESYRHTFHQNTLTSQQSQNAHNGETQSLTVSPLNSNDKNLKHFPNPSPTVPICVSTIGPGCSSGGDNSNSPALDISLQDFHVFSSDSFSPTLSDSVDSSIGLSTESFDFFSETLTTIDLQNLSY, encoded by the exons atgaattACGAATTTGAGCGAGAGAGCGGTTTTATCAACAGTCAGCCGTCGCTCGCCGAGTGCCTGACATCCTTTACTCCTGTCGGTGATGCATTTCAAAGTTCATCAATCAAGAACTCGACGCTTTCTCCGTCGACACTGATTCCTCCTCCCTTTGAGCATACCATTCCCAGCCTGAACCCCGGTAGCCACCCACGCCACAGCCGCTCAAAGCAGGGCGTGAATGGCTGTAGCCCGCTGCCAGTCGCATCCCTACCTCCGGAGTACCCATGGATGAAGGAGAAGAAAGCAACTAAGAAAAACCAGAATACTGCAGCAACAACAAACGACTCGTCACCACTCTACTTCTCTCCTCAGG GCTCGCCAGAAACAGTGgagagtggtggtggggctTCTCGAAGGCTGCGGACAGCGTACACAAACACCCAGCTTTTGGAACTAGAGAAGGAGTTTCATTTCAACAAGTACCTCTGCAGACCCAGGAGGGTGGAAATAGCAGCATTACTGGATTTAACTGAGAGGCAAGTCAAAGTGTGGTTCCAGAACCGCAGAATGAAACACAAGAGACAAACCCACTCTAAGGAGAATCAGAACGGAGAGGGGAGATTTACAAgcctggaggatggagaggacgaCTTCGAAGAAGCTACAAACAGTGTGTCTGGGGCgcttttggagagagagagctataggCATacgtttcaccaaaataccttAACTTCTCAACAGTCTCAGAATGCGCACAATGGAGAAACCCAAAGCTTAACTGTTTCGCCTTTAAACAGCAATGACAAAAATCTGAAACATTTTCCTAACCCGTCACCCACTGTTCCTATATGTGTGTCAACAATAGGCCCGGGCTGCTCATCTGGCGGGGACAATAGTAATTCCCCGGCCCTGGACATTTCTTTGCAGGACTTTCACGTTTTTTCGTCGGATTCTTTCTCCCCAACTTTGTCAGATTCCGTGGATAGCTCAATAGGTTTATCAACGGAAAGTTTTGATTTTTTCTCAGAAACACTGACAACAATCGATCTACAAAACCTGAGCTATTAA